In a single window of the Limnochorda sp. L945t genome:
- a CDS encoding polysaccharide deacetylase family protein, protein MRLFFTVDARVVKRALGVVAGALVLASLPWLWDTAVRLRYGVKPGVTLAGQAVGWLLPEELDRRLDDMGRELDRPARDAKEDATTGRVIPEAEGRELDRAATARKLLAAPPFARVEPVFTRLLPAVTRLHYRAIYQGPSARPLVAFAINVDWGEEVLPALLDRLEQEKVRATFFVTGRWAQKFPELVRRMHERGHEVANHGWDHAHARQLGDPELRALIAKNADLLEQLTGRRPTLFAPPYGEVDARIVRIAAEEGHYTTMWSVDTIDWQRPPAEIIVDRVERKLGPGAIVLMHPTQPTLEALPRLVALVRQRSLTPVTVGQMVAALEEEGQASAHTSARP, encoded by the coding sequence GTGAGGCTTTTCTTCACGGTCGACGCACGGGTGGTCAAACGGGCCCTCGGGGTGGTGGCCGGCGCGCTGGTGCTGGCCAGCCTGCCGTGGCTGTGGGACACGGCGGTCCGTCTGCGCTACGGCGTGAAGCCCGGCGTCACCCTGGCCGGGCAGGCTGTGGGGTGGCTGCTGCCGGAAGAGCTGGACCGCAGGCTTGACGACATGGGACGGGAGCTGGATCGCCCGGCTCGAGACGCGAAGGAGGACGCGACGACCGGCCGGGTGATCCCGGAAGCCGAGGGCCGGGAGCTGGACCGGGCCGCGACCGCCCGCAAGCTGCTGGCGGCGCCGCCGTTCGCCCGGGTCGAACCGGTCTTCACCCGGCTGCTGCCGGCCGTCACCCGGTTGCACTATCGGGCCATCTACCAGGGGCCATCGGCGCGCCCCCTGGTCGCCTTCGCGATCAACGTGGACTGGGGGGAGGAGGTGCTGCCCGCCCTGCTCGACCGGCTCGAGCAGGAAAAGGTGCGGGCCACCTTCTTCGTCACAGGGCGGTGGGCGCAGAAGTTTCCGGAGCTCGTGCGCCGCATGCACGAAAGGGGCCACGAGGTGGCCAACCACGGGTGGGATCACGCGCACGCCCGGCAGCTGGGCGACCCGGAGCTGCGGGCGCTCATCGCGAAAAACGCCGATCTCCTGGAGCAGCTGACCGGCAGGCGGCCGACGCTCTTCGCTCCTCCCTACGGAGAGGTCGATGCCCGGATCGTCCGGATCGCGGCCGAGGAGGGGCACTACACGACCATGTGGAGCGTGGACACCATCGACTGGCAGCGCCCCCCGGCGGAGATCATCGTCGACCGGGTCGAGCGCAAGCTGGGGCCCGGCGCCATCGTGCTCATGCACCCGACCCAACCGACGCTGGAGGCGCTCCCCCGGCTCGTCGCCCTCGTTCGCCAGCGCTCCCTCACCCCGGTGACGGTCGGCCAGATGGTGGCGGCCCTGGAGGAGGAGGGGCAAGCGTCCGCCCATACGAGCGCACGGCCCTGA
- a CDS encoding glycosyl hydrolase family 18 protein, giving the protein MSQKAVAVVVALILYLLTMGSQSGSPPGQSTAPPGSTQQVEVPFPAVVRVDQAVLRAGPGTSYDRITVLHAGAVVTVTGRSGQWYRVETGSGIQGWIWEQLVERSTWPAADPAQSRASVVGRKVIGYYVQDPYHPSYDSLVRYTDRLTGVAPWAWQVDGSGQVLPASDAADLGRALRVAGIRGLSTFALVHNYQNGTFDSGSVHQLLSDPAARRRAVDNLVQWAQRYGVSGINLDFENVPARDRQALTAFVAELAARLHADGRQLTIAVPAKTADDPSNSFSGAFDYAALGRLVDGVWLMTYDEHYRTGPPGPVASIGWVEQVVRFAVARIPPAKVLLGLPAYGYEWSGSGAARALTYDQAMARLEQLGAALRWHPVHKVPYFTAGATEVWFENRYSLGYKLTLVSRYGLGGVAIWRLGQEDPGLWDVLHLAM; this is encoded by the coding sequence GTGTCCCAGAAAGCCGTAGCCGTCGTCGTTGCCCTGATCCTCTACCTGTTGACCATGGGTTCGCAGTCCGGCAGCCCTCCGGGGCAGTCGACCGCTCCCCCGGGCAGCACCCAACAGGTCGAGGTACCGTTCCCCGCGGTCGTCCGGGTCGACCAGGCCGTCCTGCGGGCAGGGCCCGGTACTTCCTATGACCGGATCACCGTGCTCCATGCCGGCGCCGTCGTGACCGTCACGGGCCGGTCGGGCCAGTGGTACCGGGTCGAGACCGGCTCGGGCATCCAGGGATGGATCTGGGAGCAGCTGGTCGAGCGCTCCACCTGGCCGGCGGCCGATCCCGCCCAGAGCCGGGCGTCGGTGGTAGGGCGCAAGGTGATCGGGTACTACGTGCAGGACCCCTACCACCCCTCGTACGACTCGCTGGTCCGCTACACGGACCGGCTGACGGGCGTCGCGCCCTGGGCCTGGCAGGTGGACGGCTCCGGGCAGGTGCTGCCGGCCTCCGACGCGGCCGACCTGGGCCGGGCGCTCAGGGTCGCGGGGATCCGGGGCCTGTCGACCTTCGCGCTCGTCCACAACTACCAGAACGGTACCTTCGACTCGGGATCCGTGCACCAGCTGCTCTCCGACCCGGCGGCCCGCCGGCGCGCCGTGGACAACCTCGTCCAGTGGGCGCAGCGTTACGGCGTATCGGGGATCAACCTCGACTTCGAAAACGTGCCGGCCCGGGACCGCCAGGCCCTCACCGCCTTCGTCGCCGAGCTCGCCGCCCGGCTCCACGCCGACGGGCGCCAGCTCACCATCGCAGTGCCGGCCAAGACGGCCGACGATCCGTCCAACTCCTTTTCCGGAGCCTTCGACTACGCGGCGCTGGGGCGCCTGGTCGACGGGGTCTGGCTGATGACCTACGACGAGCACTATCGTACCGGGCCGCCCGGGCCCGTGGCCTCCATCGGCTGGGTGGAGCAGGTCGTGCGCTTCGCCGTCGCCCGGATCCCGCCCGCCAAGGTGCTGCTGGGCCTGCCCGCATACGGATACGAGTGGTCGGGCAGCGGCGCGGCACGGGCCCTCACGTACGACCAGGCGATGGCGCGGCTGGAGCAGCTGGGGGCCGCCCTGCGCTGGCACCCGGTGCACAAGGTCCCCTATTTCACGGCGGGCGCAACCGAGGTGTGGTTCGAAAACCGCTACAGCCTGGGCTACAAGCTGACCCTGGTCTCCCGGTACGGGCTGGGAGGCGTGGCCATCTGGCGGCTGGGCCAGGAGGACCCCGGCCTGTGGGACGTGCTCCACCTGGCCATGTAA
- a CDS encoding M16 family metallopeptidase, producing the protein MSGSVQRTVLDNGVRIVTETLEDLRSASIGFWVDVGSRDEGAEQQGICHFIEHMMFKGTDTLSARDIAERIDAVGGQLNAFTTKEQTCFYARVLDQHLDRAVALLADMLLHSRMDPADVEKEKGVILEEIRMYEDTPDELIHDLVAEAALGRHPAGRSVLGTEQSVRAFVPEQVREFVRTYYTGQRLVVAAAGRLDHERLVEQVARLFGGLPPGDRPRRSSPVESEFRWLVRGKKTEQAHLCVSSPGLEAGSPHKWPLMVLDTVLGGGVSSRLFQQLREERGWVYSTYSYHTALADTGYFTVYAGASPDKATSVLELIEQELASVAGSGIREDELRRAKEHLKGSLMLSLESTSQRMSRLARCELTGETYLPADEVLARIEAVTVEQVHRLAASMFLPDRYAYAAVGPVHWKTQRRLAAAG; encoded by the coding sequence TTGTCGGGCAGCGTACAGCGCACCGTCCTGGACAACGGGGTTCGGATCGTCACCGAGACGCTGGAGGACCTGCGCTCGGCCAGCATCGGGTTTTGGGTGGACGTAGGCTCCCGGGACGAGGGGGCCGAGCAGCAGGGCATCTGTCATTTCATCGAACACATGATGTTCAAGGGAACCGACACCCTGTCGGCCCGCGACATCGCCGAACGTATCGACGCCGTAGGCGGCCAGCTCAACGCCTTTACCACCAAGGAGCAGACCTGCTTCTACGCCCGGGTGCTCGACCAGCACCTGGACCGGGCGGTAGCCCTGCTGGCGGACATGCTCTTGCACTCCCGGATGGATCCCGCGGACGTGGAGAAAGAGAAGGGGGTCATCCTCGAGGAGATCCGCATGTACGAGGACACCCCCGATGAGCTCATCCACGACCTGGTGGCGGAGGCCGCCCTGGGCCGCCATCCGGCCGGCCGCAGCGTGCTCGGCACCGAGCAGTCGGTGCGGGCGTTCGTGCCGGAGCAGGTCCGGGAGTTCGTCCGGACCTACTACACCGGGCAGCGCCTGGTGGTGGCGGCTGCCGGGAGGCTCGACCACGAGCGGCTGGTCGAGCAGGTCGCGCGCCTGTTCGGCGGGCTTCCGCCCGGAGATCGGCCGCGCCGGTCGTCCCCCGTAGAGAGCGAGTTCCGGTGGCTGGTGCGGGGCAAGAAGACGGAGCAGGCCCACCTGTGCGTGAGTTCTCCGGGGCTGGAGGCCGGGAGCCCCCACAAGTGGCCCCTCATGGTGCTCGACACGGTGCTCGGGGGCGGCGTCAGCTCGCGCCTGTTCCAGCAGCTGCGGGAGGAGCGGGGCTGGGTCTACTCCACGTACTCTTACCACACGGCGCTGGCCGACACGGGGTACTTCACGGTCTACGCGGGGGCGAGCCCGGACAAGGCCACCTCGGTCCTGGAGCTCATCGAGCAGGAACTGGCCAGCGTGGCCGGTTCGGGCATCCGGGAGGACGAGTTGCGCCGGGCCAAGGAGCACCTCAAGGGCTCGCTCATGCTCAGCCTGGAGAGCACCAGCCAGCGGATGAGCCGGCTGGCCCGTTGTGAACTCACCGGCGAGACGTACCTGCCCGCGGACGAGGTGCTGGCCCGCATCGAGGCGGTGACGGTCGAGCAAGTGCACCGCCTGGCTGCGTCCATGTTCCTACCGGACCGGTACGCGTACGCGGCGGTGGGCCCCGTGCACTGGAAGACCCAGCGGCGCCTGGCGGCGGCAGGCTGA
- a CDS encoding copper transporter: MIPDVRQHSLTLAAVFVALAVGVAVGTAGAGGHLLAGQEKVIVQLEQRFAQLEEQIRRAAEEKEALRAQLERYRLAVKDLLPAVVARSLDGQSVEVIAVPGARAAGVQVESLLRAAGASVRLVVPRTGPAPVSAGAAHLLVVGPCSRVVGLVGAGDDPSSSPGDRARQAILWASSSASLPASPVTATAWVDAVDEPLGQAALLAALVEGREGQVTEEEAIRWLERVHAGESGERGGPCVQRGGPGGADGTRPVDGAGRS, translated from the coding sequence GTGATCCCCGATGTCCGCCAGCACAGCCTGACGCTCGCAGCCGTCTTCGTCGCGCTCGCGGTCGGCGTGGCCGTAGGCACGGCCGGTGCGGGAGGCCATCTCCTGGCCGGGCAGGAGAAGGTGATCGTCCAGCTCGAGCAGCGCTTCGCGCAGCTCGAGGAGCAGATCCGCCGCGCCGCCGAGGAGAAGGAGGCACTCCGGGCCCAACTCGAGCGGTATCGCCTGGCGGTGAAGGACCTCCTTCCGGCCGTCGTCGCCCGGAGCCTGGACGGGCAGAGCGTGGAGGTGATCGCCGTACCCGGGGCCCGGGCCGCGGGCGTGCAGGTGGAGTCGCTGCTGCGCGCTGCGGGCGCGAGCGTCCGGCTGGTGGTGCCCCGCACGGGGCCTGCCCCGGTGAGCGCCGGCGCTGCACACCTCCTCGTCGTCGGCCCCTGTAGCCGGGTCGTGGGGCTCGTGGGGGCCGGGGACGACCCCAGCTCGTCGCCGGGCGATCGGGCCCGGCAAGCCATCCTCTGGGCCTCTTCCAGCGCAAGCTTGCCGGCGTCACCCGTCACGGCGACGGCGTGGGTCGACGCCGTGGACGAGCCCCTCGGGCAGGCAGCGCTGCTCGCGGCCCTCGTCGAAGGCCGGGAGGGGCAGGTGACGGAGGAGGAGGCGATCCGCTGGCTTGAGCGCGTCCACGCGGGCGAAAGCGGTGAGCGCGGTGGTCCCTGCGTTCAACGAGGCGGGCCGGGTGGGGCCGACGGTACGCGCCCTGTGGACGGTGCCGGGCGTTCGTGA
- a CDS encoding ATP-dependent DNA helicase, which produces MAEEVAHRLRAGGIAFIEAGTGTGKSLGYLIPLGAHLLDDDPEGRAVVATYTLPLQDQLLRHDVALAEKALGRALPVALAKGWGNYLCLLRLDHLARGQHDWLEGLAEEQPPRPAIDELIRWSEGAGDQGRAHAGTWSELPPGRWETVWALVAAEPDRCPRRRCPLYEACFYHAARRRMLESRLVLANQHLLLADLALRREADSGEAAVLPAFSYLVVDEAHHLEDVAVSHLGVELSSEAVLARLRRLTRGRSRLLGEPARAALAVLERLFYALRRGLERAAPGMATGMARTPGSVQHPARLTPGMAETLCGPALLGEAKEALEEVASQAEQLAQRMAGQEGDGEEGARSHAAADLVAVARWARRAARDLEAVTSAQAEGYVFWMEAASRAPGLVLRAAPLDVGPVLAAELFGAVRAAVLTSATLADGPAGFLPLRRRLGLASAGDAPAGDGPSSSPASPAPAPWAGEAQAEWDEDGALLRAVVGVSGAPPVVRREEALTECVIPSPFDFRSQALVAVPSDFPAPDRPGFVERLAELSLALAVELGGRLLVLFTSHRMMAETWKEMEALPAAGSLRVLVQGGASRTALLDAFREGRGEGMVLMGADSFWEGVDLPGPTLSCVVLARLPFPVPDHPLVRARAERISEQGGDPFWEECVPRAVTRFRQGFGRLIRTRQDRGAVVVADPRLLTRSYRHRFLDLLPRSSLIAGPAHRIVREVVEWTRPSLPSS; this is translated from the coding sequence ATGGCCGAGGAGGTGGCCCACCGGCTGCGGGCCGGGGGCATCGCGTTCATCGAGGCCGGCACGGGGACGGGCAAGTCCCTGGGATATCTGATTCCCCTGGGCGCCCACCTGCTGGACGATGACCCAGAGGGGCGCGCGGTGGTGGCCACGTATACCCTGCCGCTGCAGGACCAGCTCCTGCGCCACGACGTTGCCCTGGCCGAGAAGGCCCTCGGCCGCGCCCTCCCCGTTGCGCTGGCGAAAGGGTGGGGCAACTACCTGTGCCTGCTCCGCCTCGATCACCTGGCCCGGGGGCAGCACGACTGGCTGGAGGGGCTGGCGGAAGAGCAGCCGCCGCGCCCGGCGATAGACGAGCTGATCCGGTGGAGCGAGGGGGCGGGCGACCAAGGACGCGCCCACGCCGGCACCTGGTCGGAACTGCCGCCCGGCCGGTGGGAGACGGTGTGGGCGCTCGTGGCGGCCGAACCGGACCGCTGCCCCCGGCGCCGGTGCCCCCTGTACGAGGCCTGCTTCTATCACGCGGCCCGGCGCCGCATGCTGGAGTCGCGGCTCGTCCTCGCCAACCAGCACCTCCTGCTGGCCGACCTGGCGCTCAGGCGGGAGGCCGACTCCGGCGAGGCCGCCGTGTTGCCTGCTTTCTCCTACCTGGTCGTGGACGAAGCCCACCATCTCGAGGACGTCGCCGTGTCGCACCTGGGGGTGGAGCTCTCGAGCGAGGCCGTCCTGGCGCGCCTGCGTCGCCTGACCAGGGGCCGCTCGAGGCTGTTGGGGGAGCCTGCGCGCGCAGCGCTGGCCGTGCTGGAGCGGTTGTTCTACGCGCTGCGGCGGGGCCTGGAGCGCGCAGCCCCGGGCATGGCGACAGGCATGGCTCGCACGCCCGGCTCCGTCCAGCACCCGGCCCGCCTGACCCCGGGGATGGCCGAGACCCTTTGCGGGCCGGCCCTTCTCGGCGAGGCGAAGGAGGCCCTGGAGGAGGTCGCCTCGCAGGCCGAGCAACTGGCCCAGCGAATGGCGGGCCAGGAGGGCGACGGAGAGGAGGGGGCCCGTTCGCACGCCGCCGCCGACCTCGTCGCCGTGGCCCGGTGGGCACGTCGCGCGGCCCGGGACCTGGAGGCGGTCACGAGCGCGCAGGCGGAGGGATACGTCTTCTGGATGGAAGCCGCTTCGCGGGCACCCGGCCTCGTGTTGCGAGCGGCCCCGCTGGACGTGGGGCCTGTGCTGGCGGCGGAGCTCTTCGGCGCCGTGCGGGCGGCGGTCCTCACCAGCGCCACCCTGGCTGACGGCCCCGCCGGATTCCTGCCGCTGCGCCGCCGCCTCGGGCTGGCGTCAGCCGGGGATGCCCCTGCCGGAGACGGGCCGTCTTCGAGTCCGGCTTCCCCGGCGCCGGCGCCCTGGGCGGGCGAAGCGCAGGCCGAGTGGGACGAAGACGGCGCGCTGCTGCGGGCGGTCGTGGGCGTCTCCGGCGCGCCGCCCGTCGTCCGCAGGGAGGAGGCGTTGACCGAGTGCGTCATTCCGTCCCCGTTCGATTTCCGCTCCCAGGCGCTGGTGGCGGTGCCCTCGGACTTCCCGGCGCCCGACCGCCCCGGTTTCGTCGAACGCCTGGCGGAGCTATCCCTGGCCCTGGCGGTGGAGCTCGGGGGGCGCCTGCTGGTGCTCTTTACCTCGCACCGGATGATGGCCGAAACATGGAAGGAGATGGAGGCGCTCCCCGCGGCCGGGAGCTTGCGCGTGCTGGTGCAGGGGGGCGCTTCCCGGACGGCCCTGCTGGACGCGTTCCGGGAGGGCCGTGGCGAGGGGATGGTCCTGATGGGCGCCGACAGTTTCTGGGAAGGGGTCGACCTCCCGGGCCCGACGCTCTCGTGCGTGGTGCTGGCCCGCCTGCCGTTCCCGGTGCCGGATCACCCCCTGGTCCGGGCCAGGGCCGAGCGGATTTCCGAGCAAGGAGGGGACCCCTTCTGGGAAGAGTGCGTGCCCCGGGCCGTCACCCGCTTCCGGCAAGGATTCGGGCGGCTCATCCGCACCCGGCAGGATCGAGGGGCGGTGGTGGTCGCCGACCCCCGCCTTCTGACCCGCTCCTATCGACATCGTTTCTTGGACCTGCTTCCCCGGTCTTCCTTGATCGCCGGCCCGGCTCATCGCATCGTGCGGGAGGTCGTCGAGTGGACAAGACCGTCCTTGCCATCATCCTGA
- the steA gene encoding putative cytokinetic ring protein SteA, with product MEAARLAFPGGAARDGRPIQGRARLDSLTKRLALRLRPGEIAVIAHRDLDATTAAGLAEARPAAVVNALCSLTGSVPVEGALVLARAGVPVVDEVGRAIFERVRDGQIVRVDGATIRDRQGRPLGRGIRLSARDIETRLELARRRLAPLASAFVDNTIAYAQKEKALLTEPLELPPLSTPIRGRPAVVVVRGQGYRQDLAMIAPFIRRARPVLIGVDGGADALLSAGWRPDVVVGDMDSVSDRGLLESRELVVHAYPGGPAPGLARVRRLGRFAHVLPAPGTSEDVALLLAHGAGAVMIVAVGTHTGFLDFLEKGRAGMASTVLVRMRVGHLLVDARGLARLYDPGPGWVPYVSLAAAALSSLGAVALASEGLRTLLRLLWLRVRAGMWVGGVG from the coding sequence GTGGAAGCGGCGCGGCTTGCGTTCCCGGGCGGAGCGGCCAGGGATGGCCGGCCGATCCAGGGCCGGGCTCGCCTGGACTCCCTCACGAAGCGCCTCGCCTTGCGGCTGAGGCCCGGTGAGATCGCGGTCATCGCCCACCGGGACCTGGATGCCACCACCGCGGCCGGGCTGGCGGAGGCGCGGCCGGCGGCGGTCGTCAACGCGCTGTGCAGCCTGACCGGAAGCGTGCCGGTGGAGGGGGCCCTGGTCCTGGCGCGGGCGGGCGTCCCGGTGGTGGACGAGGTCGGCCGGGCCATTTTCGAGCGGGTGCGAGACGGCCAGATCGTGCGGGTGGACGGAGCGACGATCCGCGATCGACAGGGTCGGCCGCTGGGGCGCGGCATACGCCTGAGCGCCCGCGACATCGAGACGCGGCTCGAACTGGCCCGCCGGCGGCTGGCCCCGCTCGCTTCTGCCTTCGTCGACAACACCATCGCCTACGCCCAGAAGGAGAAGGCCCTCCTCACCGAGCCGCTGGAACTCCCGCCCCTGTCGACCCCCATTCGCGGGCGCCCGGCCGTGGTGGTCGTGCGGGGGCAGGGGTACCGCCAGGATCTGGCCATGATCGCTCCGTTCATCCGCCGCGCCCGCCCCGTCCTGATCGGTGTCGATGGGGGAGCGGACGCGCTCTTGTCGGCAGGGTGGCGGCCCGACGTGGTCGTGGGCGACATGGACTCCGTGAGCGACCGGGGGCTGCTCGAGTCCAGGGAGCTGGTCGTCCACGCCTACCCCGGCGGGCCTGCTCCGGGGCTCGCCCGGGTGCGCAGGCTGGGCCGGTTCGCTCACGTGCTGCCGGCGCCGGGCACGAGCGAAGACGTAGCCCTGCTGCTCGCCCACGGGGCAGGGGCCGTGATGATCGTGGCGGTGGGTACCCACACCGGCTTTCTCGACTTCCTGGAAAAGGGGCGTGCCGGCATGGCCAGCACCGTGCTGGTTCGCATGCGAGTGGGCCACCTGCTGGTCGACGCGAGGGGATTGGCCCGGCTCTATGATCCTGGCCCCGGCTGGGTGCCTTACGTGTCGCTGGCAGCTGCCGCCCTCTCCTCCCTGGGGGCCGTCGCCCTGGCCTCCGAGGGGCTCCGAACCCTGCTCCGCTTGTTGTGGCTCCGGGTGCGGGCGGGGATGTGGGTGGGAGGGGTGGGGTGA
- a CDS encoding polysaccharide deacetylase family protein, giving the protein MVFRWRGGARFWLIAVPVVWLASVASYLVGSETVAVVSRVLLSRLVPIYKVDTAHPRIAISFDAMWGTSRTDRILEILRNHRVKTTFFLGGNWVDKYPEYVRKIVAEGHEVGNHTYTHPHLNSLSPDQIRWELEENQRRIDALVGRPRVLLFRPPFGEYSDKVIEVADQLGYYTIQWSVDSLDWQNLSAGAIIDRVMRVVGPGDIVLFHNDGANTPDAVERLIPMLRERGFEIVPVSQLIYHSDYIIEPHSGLQRRRPRPVPPAPQRPGPPAPPPGQRPPSR; this is encoded by the coding sequence GTGGTCTTCCGCTGGCGGGGAGGAGCGCGCTTTTGGCTCATCGCGGTGCCGGTGGTCTGGTTGGCCTCGGTGGCCAGCTACCTGGTCGGGAGCGAGACCGTGGCCGTCGTGTCCCGGGTGCTGTTGAGCCGCCTCGTGCCCATCTACAAAGTCGACACCGCCCACCCCCGGATCGCCATCTCGTTCGACGCCATGTGGGGCACCTCGCGCACCGACCGGATCCTGGAAATCCTCCGCAACCACCGCGTGAAGACGACCTTCTTCCTGGGGGGCAACTGGGTCGACAAGTACCCGGAGTACGTCCGCAAGATCGTGGCCGAAGGCCACGAGGTCGGCAACCACACCTATACCCACCCCCACCTCAACAGCCTCTCCCCGGATCAGATCCGCTGGGAGCTGGAGGAAAACCAGCGGCGTATCGACGCGCTGGTGGGCCGCCCACGGGTGCTGCTCTTCCGGCCGCCCTTCGGGGAGTATTCCGACAAGGTCATCGAGGTGGCCGACCAGCTGGGCTACTACACCATCCAGTGGTCCGTCGACTCGCTGGACTGGCAGAACCTCAGCGCCGGGGCCATCATCGACCGGGTCATGAGGGTCGTCGGGCCCGGCGATATCGTGCTCTTCCACAACGACGGGGCCAACACGCCCGACGCCGTGGAACGGCTCATCCCGATGCTGCGGGAGCGGGGCTTCGAGATCGTGCCGGTCTCGCAGCTCATCTACCACTCCGACTACATCATCGAACCCCACTCCGGCTTGCAGCGCCGCCGCCCGCGCCCGGTTCCGCCGGCGCCGCAACGCCCCGGCCCGCCGGCTCCTCCGCCCGGGCAACGCCCACCGAGCCGCTGA
- a CDS encoding YlmC/YmxH family sporulation protein, translated as MSQLIGKEIVDLSQGIRIGPVREADLVIQVRGGRIDALVLPVRHGLWGRREVVVPWNRVLKVGPDVIIVELGERPSTGMNSTGPERLHLVTSRQSDRKESVDGGNGHWRLRHPGAGREGRPGDA; from the coding sequence ATGAGCCAGCTGATCGGCAAGGAGATCGTGGATCTCTCGCAGGGGATCCGGATCGGGCCGGTGCGGGAGGCCGACCTCGTCATCCAGGTGCGGGGCGGCCGCATCGATGCCCTGGTGCTGCCCGTGCGGCACGGCTTGTGGGGACGGCGCGAGGTGGTCGTACCCTGGAACCGGGTCCTCAAGGTAGGGCCCGACGTGATCATCGTGGAACTGGGGGAGCGCCCATCCACCGGCATGAACTCCACCGGGCCGGAGAGACTACACCTCGTGACATCCAGGCAATCGGACCGGAAGGAGTCGGTGGATGGTGGCAACGGTCATTGGCGTCTTCGACACCCGGGAGCAGGCCGAGAAGGCCGTCCGGGAGATGCGTAA
- a CDS encoding glycosyltransferase family 2 protein yields the protein MGPTVRALWTVPGVREVVVVDDGSSDSTAEEAAEAGARVVRLQRHAGKSGALRAGYRAAGGEVLLLADADLGPSAASLAALCAPVAGGDADMAVAIPMVRSGGGLGLVRGLAGWAVRRMGGWQPRAALSGQRALRAEIAPALLEGPALRFGVELQMSIRAGRLGLRVVELEVPFTHRATGRDLGGWLHRGRQLRDVAFTLWRLARSGEDGAGTEAPWRRS from the coding sequence GTGGGGCCGACGGTACGCGCCCTGTGGACGGTGCCGGGCGTTCGTGAGGTCGTGGTGGTGGACGACGGCTCGTCCGACTCCACGGCCGAGGAGGCGGCCGAGGCAGGGGCCCGCGTCGTGAGACTGCAGCGCCACGCCGGCAAGTCGGGAGCGTTGCGCGCGGGGTACCGGGCGGCCGGCGGGGAGGTCCTGCTGCTGGCCGACGCCGACCTGGGCCCCTCGGCCGCGTCGCTGGCAGCTCTGTGCGCGCCCGTGGCCGGCGGGGACGCGGACATGGCGGTGGCCATCCCCATGGTGCGCTCCGGCGGAGGGCTGGGATTGGTGCGGGGGCTCGCCGGCTGGGCGGTGCGCAGGATGGGAGGGTGGCAACCCAGGGCGGCCCTGTCCGGCCAGCGGGCACTGCGGGCCGAGATCGCCCCCGCGTTGCTCGAAGGCCCGGCCCTGCGGTTCGGGGTGGAGCTGCAGATGAGCATCCGGGCCGGGCGGTTGGGCTTGCGCGTGGTCGAGCTCGAGGTGCCGTTCACTCACCGGGCGACGGGGCGGGACCTCGGCGGCTGGCTGCACCGGGGCCGGCAGCTGCGGGACGTGGCCTTCACCCTCTGGCGCCTGGCGCGCTCGGGAGAAGACGGGGCAGGGACGGAAGCGCCATGGCGACGGTCGTGA
- a CDS encoding cell wall hydrolase produces the protein MDKTVLAIILSVAVLVAVVAARAGQAASPDAAGKLAPGPSSPFTFRPPPGTRIYVIQKGDTLFSIARRFDTTVDVIRTLNGLDDPDRIAVGQPLVVPDAAPSGRDPSVAAAASPAPAARPAFGFGRLYRYSQQDRRLLAAIIWLEARGEPFEGKVAVGAVVLNRVESPLFPDSVEEVLLQPGQFPFSAETLYSVQPDSSAWQAADRALAGEDPTGGALYFYNPERTVTPEFWAGRPVVARIGRHVFTR, from the coding sequence GTGGACAAGACCGTCCTTGCCATCATCCTGAGCGTCGCGGTCCTGGTGGCGGTGGTGGCGGCCCGCGCAGGCCAGGCGGCTTCACCGGATGCCGCCGGCAAGCTGGCGCCGGGCCCGTCCTCGCCCTTCACCTTCCGTCCGCCTCCGGGCACGCGGATCTACGTCATCCAAAAAGGTGACACCCTGTTCAGCATCGCCCGCCGTTTCGACACCACCGTCGACGTGATCCGTACCCTCAACGGCCTCGACGATCCCGATCGCATCGCCGTGGGCCAGCCGCTGGTCGTCCCGGACGCAGCCCCGTCCGGGCGAGATCCCTCGGTCGCCGCCGCGGCCTCCCCCGCCCCGGCGGCGCGACCCGCCTTCGGGTTTGGCCGGCTGTACCGGTACTCCCAACAGGATCGGCGCCTGCTCGCCGCGATCATCTGGCTCGAGGCCCGCGGCGAACCGTTCGAGGGCAAGGTGGCGGTGGGGGCGGTGGTGCTCAACCGGGTCGAGAGTCCCCTGTTCCCCGACTCCGTCGAGGAGGTCCTCCTCCAACCGGGCCAGTTCCCGTTCAGCGCCGAGACCCTGTACTCCGTGCAGCCCGACTCCTCCGCCTGGCAGGCCGCCGACCGGGCGCTGGCCGGCGAGGATCCGACGGGCGGGGCCCTCTACTTCTACAACCCGGAGCGGACGGTCACCCCGGAGTTCTGGGCCGGGCGCCCCGTGGTCGCGCGCATCGGCCGGCACGTTTTCACCCGGTGA